From the Solanum pennellii chromosome 4, SPENNV200 genome, one window contains:
- the LOC107016691 gene encoding uncharacterized protein LOC107016691: protein MGEYEACILGIKMDLDMNVQELLIIGTWRSNQSTSPRDQCDDFSLPFASWGMNIIGPIEPAASNGHRFILVAIDYFRNWVEVAFYKALTKKLVANFVRNNLICHFGVPKSIITDNVVNLNSHLMKEICEQFKITHCNSTAYHPQMNGFVEDGNKNIKRILRKMIENYKCWHEYFPYDLLGYRTTTQTSTGATPYLLVYETEAVIPVEVQIPSLRIIQEAGLSDAEWVGNRYEQLTLIDEKIMICHGQLYQQRMTRAFIKKVRVRIFEVGQLVLKCIFPHQEEYKGKFAPNWQGLYVVHKVLSRGALVLAKMDGRPILKRKTTFDLIPSSTGYVDATTVRSYFQ, encoded by the exons ATGGGTGAGtacgaagcttgtattcttggCATCAAAATGGATCTTGACATGAATGTTCAAGAATTACTGATAATAG GTACATGGAGATCTAACCAAAGTACCTCTCCACGAGATCAATGCGATGATTTCTCCTTGCCATTTGCATCCTGGGGCATGAACATTATTGGACCAATTGAGCCTGCTGCCTCCAATGGTCATAGGTTCATTTTGGTCGCCATTGACTACTTTAGAAATTGGGTAGAAGTTGCATTCTATAAAGCTCTAACAAAGAAACTTGTAGCCaattttgttcgcaacaattTGATATGTCATTTTGGAGTTCCTAAGTCTATCATCACAGACAATGTTGTAAATCTGAACAGTCACTTGATGAAAGAGATATGTGAACAATTCAAAATTACGCATTGTAATTCAACTGCGTATCATCCCCAGATGAATGGATTTGTGGAAGATGGTAATAAGAACATCAAGAGGATATTGAGAAAGATGATTGAAAACTACAAATGTTGGCATGAATATTTTCCTTATGATTTACTAGGTTATCGCACCACAACTCAAACCTCAACTGGAGCAACTCCGTATCTATTAGTATACGAAACAGAAGCAGTGATACCAGTTGAAGTTCAGATACCATCTTTGAGGATTATTCAGGAAGCTGGACTGAGCGATGCAGAATGGGTTGGTAATCGATATGAGCAGTTAACATTAATTGATGAGAAAATAATGATTTGTCATGGCCAATTGTACCAACAGAGAATGACTCGTGCTTTCATAAAGAAAGTAAGAGTTCGAATATTTGAGGTAGGCCAATTGGTGTTAAAGTGCATTTTCCCTCATCAAGAGGAATATAAAGGAAAATTTGCACCTAACTGGCAAGGACTGTATGTTGTCCACAAAGTATTGTCAAGAGGAGCTTTGGTCCTAGCAAAGATGGATGGTCGG CCAATCCTCAAGAGGAAAACTACGTTTGACTTGATTCCGtcctcaacgggatacgtagacGCCACAACAGTTCGGTCCTATTTCCAATAA